In the genome of Notamacropus eugenii isolate mMacEug1 chromosome 5, mMacEug1.pri_v2, whole genome shotgun sequence, one region contains:
- the CCDC70 gene encoding coiled-coil domain-containing protein 70, with protein sequence MFPFSVSRWRGFGRFRALLSPAPTFRRKKLQEEKSFRAEMKLFRAKIEAFREQMGEFRAKIRGFRGRIMGFWGEERPFWEEEKTFWKEEKAFWEMEKAFREEEKAFWKRYRSFWREDSALGRKARNLYQEDRALWGEERALLGEEKALWEDKKALWGEENALWEEEKAFWAAGGSQASPRPTRGRA encoded by the coding sequence ATGTTCCCCTTCAGCGTGAGCAGATGGAGGGGGTTCGGCCGCTTCCGGGCCCTGctcagccccgcccccaccttcCGCCGGAAGAAGCTGCAGGAGGAGAAAAGCTTCCGGGCAGAGATGAAGCTTTTCCGCGCCAAGATCGAGGCCTTTAGGGAACAGATGGGGGAGTTCCGGGCGAAGATTCGGGGCTTCCGGGGCCGGATCATGGGCttctggggagaggagagacctttctgggaggaagagaaaacctTCTGGAAGGAGGAGAAAGCCTTCTGGGAAATGGAGAAAGCCTTCCGGGAAGAGGAGAAGGCCTTCTGGAAGAGATACCGCTCCTTCTGGAGGGAGGACAGCGCCCTGGGGCGGAAGGCCCGCAACCTCTACCAGGAGGACCGGGCcctgtggggggaggagagagcccTGCTGGGGGAGGAGAAGGCGCTGTGGGAGGACAAGAAGGCCCTGTGGGGAGAGGAGAATGCGctgtgggaggaggagaaggccTTCTGGGCCGCGGGCGGCAGCCAGGCCTCACCGAGGCCTACCAGGGGCCGAGCCTGA